DNA sequence from the Candidatus Delongbacteria bacterium genome:
TCATACTACCCTCAAAATCGAATAGCTTTGTTTTTCCTTCCAATCTTTTCATCGTTTCATAGATTAGCAATGACAATGATGAACTATTGCTTTTTTCAGGATCTATTGCACTTATAAGAAAGTATGCTCTATCTTCATCATAAACAGTTAGTGCTGAAGAATGTACTTTACAATCACTCTTTGCTGTAAGAAATATATGATGATTAGGATTTGAAGTAAGAGCTGTTCCAATTCTTTCTAAAACGGTTTTGTCATAGGATATTTTATCACCTTTTGTTAAAAGGCAACTTTTGTGAAAATCATAGAATTTTTCAAAGTCATTATCTTCAGATACGGCTACACTTTTCGAAGCTTTCTTAATGTCTCTTTTTTTTGAAGATGAAAAATTATTGTAATAATCTTCCTTCAGGTCTAAAACGTATGAATATTTGGTAGTTTGTTTGAAGCTCTTCCAAAAAAAAGGTAACCAGTTTTTTAAATTATAAGAAAAACCCATATCAAAAAAGCAATGATTTGGAAGTTTGTCGATAAGATCAAAAATTACTTCTTTCTCAAAATTGGTCCTTTTCGAATCAGATTGATTACCAAAATCGAAAATGACAGGACCTAATCTATTAGTAAACAATGGATTTACTATTTTATTCCCAAAAATTGAGGTTGAAATGTCAAAAGGGAAAACTCCTAAAATCTCATCACCTTTTTTAGATATAACATAATCCCATTTTCTACTGACAGAATCCAACCACCATTTTTGATGAAATATTGAAAGCTTCTTTGTAGTGCACAATTTGTCATATTCAGACTTGCAGTTCAGAATTTACTCCTTTCAACTCTTCCCAAATACCTAAAGCCCTTCTAAGATGAGGAATAACTATCGAACCACCTACAATTAAACCAATTGAAAGAATTTCATCTAATTCTCCATCAGTTAGTCCTTTACTTTTACATTGCAATATATGATAGTTTATACAATCATCACATCTTAAAACAAGTGAAGCAACAAGCCCCATAGATTCTTTGACCTTTTCAGAAAAATAACCTTCTTTATAAACAGCACCATCCAGAGTAAAAAATCTTTTAATATCTTTTCCTGAATTATCTAGGACAATCTCGTTTAATCTTTCTCTTTCTTTAATAAAATCTTCTATTTTTGACATATAAACCTCAAAATAATTTTAGTTGTTCTTCTTTTTCAAAGTCTAGTTTAAAACTTTTTCTGTGAGAAATAGATTTTCCTATCTTTTTAATTACCTCGATATGCTCTTTTGTGCCATATCCTTTATTTTTTTCGAAATTATACTCTGGAAATGTTTTTCCCAGCGTTACCATAATTCTGTCTCTTGTTACCTTTGCCAGTATTGATGCCGCACTAATCGCAGCTGATTTTGAGTCACCCTTAACTATTGCAATTTGTTCTACATCATGAAAAGGTTTATCTCTACCGTCAATTAAATAAACAGGCGTATTTATATTTAACTGATCTTTTGCTTTTTTCATAGCCAAAAAAGTTGCTTTGAGAATATTTATTCTATCAATTTCCTCAGCTTCCACAATGCCAATTCCATAAGCAACAGATTTTTCAACAATTTGATCGTGAGCAAGTTCTCTTTCGCTTTCATTTAGTTGTTTTGAATCACCAAGCATTTCAGGTAGGTTATTATAATCTAAAATCACCGCAGCAGCAACAACTGGTCCAGCTAGAGGCCCCCTTCCTGCTTCATCTATTCCGCATAATATCTCGTAATCATTTAGCAAATCTCTGTCAAAATTGATTAGTTTTTCAATATTTTCTTTAATTTTTTTCCGCATTTTTGCTTTCAAAACTATTTTACCACTCCTAAGATACCAAATTAACATAAATAAATTTCAGTATGCAAATACTTTATAAATTGATTGTAAGATGATAATTAATAATTGGTAAACAATAGATTAACGATCTCGAATTAGACATCATTTTTTGAAGCATTAAATGTTCACAATAGAATCAATAAATAGGTTTAACTCTATAAGAAACTATTCATATTTATATTATTGTTTTATTTAGATATTTTATAGTCAAAAACTGATAAATCAAATCGAAACATAACAATATGTTATAACAAAAATGTTTAATCTTGATTTTAAATTTTACTGCAACTATATTTGTTTCAAAATCGGAATCGGGTACGAGATGTCATACTTAGTGATAGCTAGAAAATATCGTCCGTCAACTTTCGAAGAGGTAATCGGACAAGACCATGTAACTAAAACTTTAACTAATGCAATAAAGTTAAATAAAGTTCACCATGCATATATTTTCACAGGTCCAAGAGGTGTGGGGAAAACATCAATTTCAAGAATTCTTGCAAAAGCATTAAATTGTGAAACGGGAATCACAGCTAAACCATGTGGCATCTGTAAAAATTGTCAGGAAATCGAATCCGGTTTCAGTATTGATGTAAGGGAGATAGATGGAGCTTCTAATAGAAGCATCGACGATATCAGAGAACTCAGAGATGGTATAAAATTTTCGCCAGCTTCTTGCAGGAAAAAAATCTATATCCTTGATGAAGTTCACATGCTCACTACTCAAGCATTCAATGCTCTTCTCAAAACACTTGAAGAGCCACCAGAGCATGCTCTTTTTATTTTTGCAACTACTGAAATAAATGAAGTTCCTGCTACTATTCTATCAAGGTGTCAAAGGTTTGATTTCAAAAGGGTTCCAATAGATATTCTTTCAGATTCTCTAAAGGAGATTTGTGATAAAGAAAATATTGAGATAGATGAGGAATCTCTTTTGATGATTGCAAGAGCTGGCGACGGCTCGGTAAGGGATAGTCAATCAGTATTGGATAGAGTAATTGCATTCTGTGGTACAAAGATAAATTCTGATAATGCAGCGGAAGCACTTGGTTTACCCCAATATCTAAGCTATCATCAATTGTTTAATATATGTTTGAAACAAAGTAGCTCTGAGCTATTCAAATATGTAGATAATATTGTTTCTGAAGGTGTTCATTTTAATTCATATCTCAATGGTCTAATGGAATTTGTCAGAAATCTAATGATTTACCAATCCACTGGATCTACGGATTCCCTTTATCTTTCGAAATCAAATACCGATATTCTGCAAAAACTTTTGGGAGTTTACAAAGATAATGATCTGATGGTTTTTCTTGACCTGATAAGCAAAGGTATTTTAACCCTAAAATCAAGTATGAATGCCAGAATAGATTTTGAGCTTGTACTAATGAAAATTCTTTTTTATGAGCCTGTAAATCTTCTGTCAGAAATTCTTAGTAAACTTGAAAATATCGATAGCGATGTTGAAATTAGTTCTGAAATGTTTAAGCAATTAAATTTTGGTGATGCAATTCCAAAAAATGATGAAAAAATTGTTCCTATTGATGAAAAATCTTTATCCAATGAAAATACTCAGGATCTTTCAAAAATTGAGCAAATAGCAGTGGATACGAACAATGATGCTATAGAAGATGAAATGATTTCAGAACCTGATCATTATAGTGAATCAATCGATGATATGGTTGTAAACGAGAGTGATTCCTTCGATGATATCGAAAATGTTTTAGAAAATGACAATATTGAGGAAGACAATAACGATCAATCTGATACTGAAGATCTAATGGCACTTTCTATCGATGAGATTAGATCAAGATGGAAAGAGATGAGTGAGTTTATATTTACGCAGATTCCAATGCTCACTGAAGTTTGGAAGAAAGCTGTTCCGATCTCATATACTGAAAAAACAATAAAAGTTATGTTTGACAATAGTGATAAGACCCTGAAAAATCTAACTTTGACAAAATTGGATGAACTTATTTCTTTTGTAGAAAAGTTTTATGGTGTGGAAGGTCTGAAAATTCAGATTGTTTCTGGTGTAGTAAATGATTCTGACAGAATTTTTGAAATAGAAAAAAATAAAGAAGTTCTCGAAGTAGAGCTGAAAGAGAAGTTTTTAGAGAAAACAAAACTAGAATTTCTTTTTAGCGATCCATACAATTGTAAAATATTGGTAAAAAAGTAACAGGAGAAAATCTATGAATAATAGTGGTCTTGATATGAGTGCTTTGTTAAAACAAGCTCAAAAAATGCAAGATGATATGCAAAAAACTCAGGAAGAACTAGAAACTAAAGAAGTAACTGGAACCGCTGGAGGTGGAATGGTTACTGTAGTTGCAAATGGAAGAAAAAAAGTACTTTCTATAAAAATAAAACCAGAAGCAGTTGATGCTGACGATGTTGAATCTCTTGAAGATCTTGTTTTAGCAGCTGTAAATCAAGCTATAGACAATGCTGACAAATTATCAAGTGATGAACTTAGTAAAGTTATGCCAAAACTACCTGGCAATTTTAAAATTCCTGGTTTCTAGAACTATAAGGGCAGTCACTGCCCTTTTTTTTCGAGGAAAGTTATGAAAATTAATAGCTATTTTGAGGATCTGGTTTTACAATTTTCCCGATTACCAGGAATAGGTAAAAGATCTGCCAGATCAATGGCAAACTATATTGTTACCCTGGATAAAGCAAAAGCTCTTCAATTTGCCGAAGCAGTGATAAATGCTAAGGAGCATTTAAGATTTTGTGAAAAATGTTTTAATCTGACTGAAAACAGATATTGTGAAATATGTGAATCAAATAAAAGAGATTCATCGCTTTTAATGATCGTGGAAAATTATAAAGACATACAATTCATAGAAGAAGCAGGCTTTTTTAACGGAATATATCATGTACTGGGTGGTCTTCTCAACCCGCTTGATGGAGTTACTGCATCTATGTTAAAAGTTTCTGATTTGGAAAAAAGATTTGAACATGAATCATTTTCTGAACTGATTTTAGGTTTACCCTTTTCTCTGGAGGGTGATGCTACATCTCTCTATATTTTAGATATTTTTGAATACAGAGGTATCAAAATTACAAGACCTGTCAAAGGAATCCCTGTTGGTGGAGATCTCAGTCACTCAGATACTATTACAATTCGTGAATCTTTCCTGCAGAGAAAACAATTGTAAATTTTAATCTTCAATCACCTTATAATATACTAATTTATTATGTAACTTTTTGTATCTTGATGTATACCATTTACTGGTAGATCCAGGATGTTCCTTTACTGGTCTTGGGATCAAACATACGAGTCCCAGAAACTCATCAATGTTTAAATCAAGAATTGATTTACCATAATAATTAAAACTTCCATTTTCCATACCAAAAACACCCTTATCCATCTCTATAATGTTTAAATATATTTCGAGTATTCTTTTTTTCGGAAGAGTATTTTCTAGTTTGATTGAATAGATTAGTTCTTTTAACTTTCTAATATAGCTTTTGTCTGTGGATAAAAATAGATTTTTTGCGAGTTGCTGTGTTATCGTACTTCCGCCTCTTGATACTTTACCCGTCTCCATATTCTTCTCAAATGAAGCTTTAATTTCTTCTAAGTCATAACCATTATGAAAATAGAAAGAAGCATCTTCTGCTATCAATAAGGTTTTCACAAACTCCTTGGGAATAGAGTTTATTTTTAACCATCTATTGTTGAGTGAGTATTTCTGTTTATCTCTAAGTTCATGTGTAACCATCAGAGATGATTTTTCAGGATTAGTAATCTTCAGATAATTCATATCTGGTATATAAAAATAATATCCGACTGCACTAAGTGGTAATATTATAATGATTATTACAATGCTAATTATAATTTTACTTACTACTTTTTTCATTCAAATTCCTTAATTATATTCGACAGTAATATAGTCTGGAGGAGAGCATGGCAAAAGTAATAATATTGATAGTTACTATAATATTATCAATTGTGGTTATTTTTTTTAAAGTTAAAAAGTTTCGCAAGTTAAAAGAGAACAAAATTGAAGAATACAGAAAAAGAATGGAGAAAAAATTTTGACATTTTCGTTTTCTGATTATTTATTGAGATTAAAGAATAGAAATAATTCTTCATTTTCGCTAATTACAGGTAATCAATCGGCCGATTGTGATTCAGTTTTTTCGTCACTTTTAGGAGGATTTTACTTATCCTCGATGGAGAACCTCTATATTCCAGTAATTTCTGTTAAGTATAGAGAGATCTTTTGGCGAAAAGATTTAATCAAAATACTTAATGATCACTCAATTGATCCTAAATTGTTTTTGTACATCGATGAGGTAAATGGGATTATTGAAAAAGCTAAGGGAGTAGTTCTGGTGGATCATAATGCTCCATTTCATCCTTTTTCTAAATACTCTGATATGATTACTGCTATTTACGATCATCACGAAATGGAAAATAATAATTCAAAAATTGAAATTGTCCTTTCTAATTCAACTTCCTGTATTACAATATTTTATAATTTGCTAAAACAGAAAAATCTGAATTGTAATTTTGTAGCCTCTCTTACTCTTCATACTATGTATCTTGACTCCTTCGGCTTTTCAGATAAGTTTAAAAAATATAATGATGACGACTTTGTTCTATATAAGCTATTGTTAAAAAGTCTATCTATCAAACCAACCTCACTAAAAGCAATTTTAGATTTAAGATTTGATAATTTTGGACTGGATTGTGAAGCCTTGATTTTGAAAGATTATAAATCTTACAATCTCAATAGTGCAAAAGTTGGCTCATCAACCATAACAAATACATTATGTAGATTAGAAATTGATATCAATAAATTCAATAATTCGGTGCAGAAAATAATGTCAGATGAAAATCTAAACTTTTACTTTGGACTTATGTTTGCGAGAGATGACAAACGTGAACTTTTTTTTGCTTTTAGAAATACTCCCAAGAAAGAGCTCTTGATGTGCCTGATATACCGTTTTGGCTTAAAAGTTCTTAGATTAGGAGTAAACTGTATCCTTTTTAGTCAGAAAGATCTTTATATAAGCAGGAAAAAGATGATGCCTATAGTTTTAGAGTTAATAGACTCCAACTCATAATCATGTAAATATTTTAGATATTTCATTTGTGTTTATCTGAAAATATGATAAATTCAAGACCAATTAAAAGAGGTTAGAATGGAAAATTTGCTCTCACATGATTCATTTTTTTTCAATTGGATATTTATTCCTATGATGATATTTTTTGCAAGAATAGTTGATGTGACAATTGGAACGATGAGA
Encoded proteins:
- the dnaX gene encoding DNA polymerase III subunit gamma/tau — encoded protein: MSYLVIARKYRPSTFEEVIGQDHVTKTLTNAIKLNKVHHAYIFTGPRGVGKTSISRILAKALNCETGITAKPCGICKNCQEIESGFSIDVREIDGASNRSIDDIRELRDGIKFSPASCRKKIYILDEVHMLTTQAFNALLKTLEEPPEHALFIFATTEINEVPATILSRCQRFDFKRVPIDILSDSLKEICDKENIEIDEESLLMIARAGDGSVRDSQSVLDRVIAFCGTKINSDNAAEALGLPQYLSYHQLFNICLKQSSSELFKYVDNIVSEGVHFNSYLNGLMEFVRNLMIYQSTGSTDSLYLSKSNTDILQKLLGVYKDNDLMVFLDLISKGILTLKSSMNARIDFELVLMKILFYEPVNLLSEILSKLENIDSDVEISSEMFKQLNFGDAIPKNDEKIVPIDEKSLSNENTQDLSKIEQIAVDTNNDAIEDEMISEPDHYSESIDDMVVNESDSFDDIENVLENDNIEEDNNDQSDTEDLMALSIDEIRSRWKEMSEFIFTQIPMLTEVWKKAVPISYTEKTIKVMFDNSDKTLKNLTLTKLDELISFVEKFYGVEGLKIQIVSGVVNDSDRIFEIEKNKEVLEVELKEKFLEKTKLEFLFSDPYNCKILVKK
- a CDS encoding YbaB/EbfC family nucleoid-associated protein, whose translation is MNNSGLDMSALLKQAQKMQDDMQKTQEELETKEVTGTAGGGMVTVVANGRKKVLSIKIKPEAVDADDVESLEDLVLAAVNQAIDNADKLSSDELSKVMPKLPGNFKIPGF
- a CDS encoding DHH family phosphoesterase, with amino-acid sequence MTFSFSDYLLRLKNRNNSSFSLITGNQSADCDSVFSSLLGGFYLSSMENLYIPVISVKYREIFWRKDLIKILNDHSIDPKLFLYIDEVNGIIEKAKGVVLVDHNAPFHPFSKYSDMITAIYDHHEMENNNSKIEIVLSNSTSCITIFYNLLKQKNLNCNFVASLTLHTMYLDSFGFSDKFKKYNDDDFVLYKLLLKSLSIKPTSLKAILDLRFDNFGLDCEALILKDYKSYNLNSAKVGSSTITNTLCRLEIDINKFNNSVQKIMSDENLNFYFGLMFARDDKRELFFAFRNTPKKELLMCLIYRFGLKVLRLGVNCILFSQKDLYISRKKMMPIVLELIDSNS
- a CDS encoding carboxymuconolactone decarboxylase family protein encodes the protein MSKIEDFIKERERLNEIVLDNSGKDIKRFFTLDGAVYKEGYFSEKVKESMGLVASLVLRCDDCINYHILQCKSKGLTDGELDEILSIGLIVGGSIVIPHLRRALGIWEELKGVNSELQV
- a CDS encoding ribonuclease HII, encoding MLIWYLRSGKIVLKAKMRKKIKENIEKLINFDRDLLNDYEILCGIDEAGRGPLAGPVVAAAVILDYNNLPEMLGDSKQLNESERELAHDQIVEKSVAYGIGIVEAEEIDRINILKATFLAMKKAKDQLNINTPVYLIDGRDKPFHDVEQIAIVKGDSKSAAISAASILAKVTRDRIMVTLGKTFPEYNFEKNKGYGTKEHIEVIKKIGKSISHRKSFKLDFEKEEQLKLF
- the recR gene encoding recombination protein RecR, with amino-acid sequence MKINSYFEDLVLQFSRLPGIGKRSARSMANYIVTLDKAKALQFAEAVINAKEHLRFCEKCFNLTENRYCEICESNKRDSSLLMIVENYKDIQFIEEAGFFNGIYHVLGGLLNPLDGVTASMLKVSDLEKRFEHESFSELILGLPFSLEGDATSLYILDIFEYRGIKITRPVKGIPVGGDLSHSDTITIRESFLQRKQL
- a CDS encoding transglycosylase domain-containing protein — encoded protein: MKKVVSKIIISIVIIIIILPLSAVGYYFYIPDMNYLKITNPEKSSLMVTHELRDKQKYSLNNRWLKINSIPKEFVKTLLIAEDASFYFHNGYDLEEIKASFEKNMETGKVSRGGSTITQQLAKNLFLSTDKSYIRKLKELIYSIKLENTLPKKRILEIYLNIIEMDKGVFGMENGSFNYYGKSILDLNIDEFLGLVCLIPRPVKEHPGSTSKWYTSRYKKLHNKLVYYKVIED